The window GCAGTGATCACGGAGGCGGGGGTCGACCCGAAGGTGGCCGGACTGGTGTACGTGGCTGCATTCGGACCTGACGCCGGCGAAGAAGTAGCGGAGCTTGGCAAGTCGGCTCCCGTGCCCCCAGGCCTAGCGGAGCTTCGGCCCGATGCAGGCGGGTTCTTTCTGCTCACATCGAAGGGAATGCTCGAAGACTTTGCGCAGGACCTGCCGCTGGCGGAGCGCAAACTGATGTTTGCCACCCAAGGCCCAACCAACGGCGCAGCCCTTGGCGGAAAAGTCAGCGTCCCGGCCTGGAAAACCAAGCCCAGCTGGTACGTCGTGGCATCGAACGACCGGATGATTCAACCGGACACCGAACGGCAATTCGCCAAGCGCATGAACGCAAGAACGATCACGCTGGCGTCCAGCCATGTGCCCATGCTTTCGCATCCAGCAGAGGTGGCCAAGCTCATCGTCGAGGCTGCTCAAACGGCCGGCGCCAAGTAGTCCGACCGTACGTCGCCGGAGAGCCTCATGCAAATCAGCAACAACACGATCTTCATCACAGGTGGCGGGTCCGGCATCGGCCGAGGCTTGGCCGAGGCGCTGCACAAGGCCGGTAACCAGGTCATCATTTCCGGCCGGCGCAAGGCCTGGTTAGACGCGACGACCGCTGCGAACCCAGGCATGGCATCGGTCGAGATGGACGTATCCGACCCCGTCAGCATCAGCACGGTGTCCGCCCAACTCATCCGCGACTTTCCAAAGTTGAACGTTGTCATCAACAACGCAGGCATCATGCTGATCGACGACGCGTCGACGGCTATCGACGAGACGCTTTTGCTATCCACGGTCACGACCAACCTGCTCGGGCCTATCAGAGTGACCGCTGCATTCATCGAGCACCTGAAGCAGCAACCCGACGCAACGATTTACAACGTTTCTTCGGTTCTAGCGTTTGTGCCACTCGCGATCACCGCGGTGTATTCATCGACAAAATCGGCCATGCACTCCTACAGCCAATCATTGAGATGGCGCCTGCAGGGCACCTCGGTGAAAGTGCGGGAGATCGCGCCGCCTTGGGTGCAAACCGACCTTCTCGGCAGCAACAACGAACCTCGGGCCATGCCTTTGGCCCCGTTCATCGCCGAGCTGATGACCCTGATCGCGACGGATGAGAACGAGCTCGTCGTAGAGATTGCCAAGCCCATTCGCGCTGCAGTCGGCCCGGATAACGGCACGTTTGCCCTGCAGTTCAATGACGCCTACGTGGTATAGAAGGAACCGACAATGACGGCGAACTTTGTGCCCTCGGGAAGCATTCCGAAGCCGCTTTACTGGCTGTCCTTTGGAGCCTTTGCGATCGGCACGGAGGGCTTCATGATCGCGCCGTTGCTGTCCGGGATCGCTTCCGACCTCGGCGTGACCATCGCGGCCGCCGGCCAGTTGGTGACGGCATTTGCTCTAGCCTACGCGCTGAGTTCGCCGGTCCTGGCCGTGGTCACCGGAAACGTCAACCGGCGACGACTGCTGATCGCATGTCTGGCGGCCTTTGCCGCTGCGAATCTCGTTGCCGTGCTGTCGCAGGGCTACTGGCAACTCATGGGAGCACGCTTGCTGCTCGCCTTCACTGCGGGCCTGTACGTGCCCAGTGCGAATGCGGTCGCTACCGCACTGGTGGCGCCGACTCGCCGGGGGACCGCACTGTCCATCGTCACCGGTGGCACCAGCCTTGCCATCGCCTTGGGGGTCCCCTTGGGAGCGATCGTTGGCCACATGTCGGGGTGGCGCACGACCTTCGGAGCTGTCGCGATCCTGGCAAGCATTGCCACTCTGGGGCTCGCCTCGGGCTTGCCCCGAGGGTTCGGCGACGACATCGCAGTCGCTTCACTCGACGCCCGTTTGGCGGTTGCACGCAACCCCCGCGTTCTGCTTGCCCTGCTCGTCACCACTTTGTGGGCAACTGGTGCCTACACGTTCTATACCTATGTCGGAAGCTACATGGCCGCGGCCGTCGGCCTCGATGGAGCACAGTTGAGCGTGATGCTGTTCGCATGGGGTCTTTCCGCCGCCTGTGGTGTCTTCGTTGGCGGCCGGCTCACAGACAAGATCGGGGCCGCTCGAGTCATCGGGCCGGCCCTTGTGCTGCTTGCCACGGCCTTCGTCGGCCTCTGGTTGGTTGCCCGCTGGATCACGCCGAGCGCGGCACTCGTCCCGGTGGCTGCGCTCGTCGTTCTTTGGGGGATGAGCGCATGGTCGTTCTTCCCGGCGCAACAGGCGCGCCTGATCGGCATAGCGGGCGCACCTGTCGCGCCGGTAGCGCTGTCGCTCAATGCGTCGTTCATGTTTCTGGGTTTCTCTCTCGGAGCCATGCTTGGCGCCGTTACGTTAAGCCGCGGAACGAGTGCCGATCTTGGTTGGGTGGCTGCCCTGTGCGAATTGGCAGCGCTGCTTCTTTCTTGGGCCATCTCGCTTTGTCCCGCACCAGGTCCGGTCAACGCACGTGTCGCCTAGCCGCGCGGCGAGGAGGCTCCCAGTTTTTTCAAGTCCACCCGGTGAAGTCCCATGGACTTGCAAATCCAGGTCACGAGCTGGCTCAACCCGGCAAAAACGCAGTTGAAGCAAAGCTTCAGCCATCAGTCAACGATCCGAACAGGAGAAATACATGCGGTCCACAACCCACGAACAGAACAAAGCAGCGGTGCTGGAAGCCTTCGACTTGCTATTCAACAAGCGCGATTACACAGCGGCAGAGCGGTTCTGGTCGGACAGCTACATCCAGCATAGCGCGCATATCCCGGCCGGCCGGGCGGGCCTGTTCGACCTCGTGCGCTTGCTGCCGCAAACCCTGGTGTACGAAAACAATTTAATCATGGCCGAGGGTGATTTTGTCATCGCACACGGACGGTTCTCCGGCCACGGCCGCCCCGCTGCCTGGATTGCAGCGGACATCATCCGCCTAGAGAACGGCAAACTCGCCGAACACTGGGACGTGCTGCAGGACGAGGCCACCCAGGCAGGGTCGGCCAGCGGCTTGCCGATGTTCGGCGATCGATTTCCTTCTTGACTCTGGCACGTCGCCATTTGCAGGCCGTTCTCCTTCGTCGGCATGTCGCCCGTTGACGTGAACGGCAGGAAGCGCGAAGCAAGCTTGGCACCTGGTGCACAATCAGTTGCAAATCGACCGCCTTGTCTGCAGCGGCTTGTTGGTGATCGACCGAGGTGAAAACTTGAAGTGGCTGAGCGCGTTTCAGAAGATGCTGGCTCTGGCAATCCGCTGTCGCCGGTCCGCGCCTGCCCTTCTTTTGGCTTTGGCTTGCGCCAGCGCATTCGCGCTTGATCCAGAACGGCAGCTCTCGCAGATTCATCACCAGAAGTTTTCGCTGCGACCCAACGCTGCAAGCGAAGTAGCGGCACTTACGCAAACGGCTGATGGTTATCTATGGGTAGGCACCACCTCGGGTCTGTATCGGTTCGATGGGGTAACGTTCGAACTTGTCTCGTCGCTTGGTGGACACAGTATTGCCCGGCTGCCTGTGTTTCAGTTGACGTCTGATCCTGACGGCGGCATCTGGATCGCCTACGGTGGGGGGGCAGGTGTCGGCTATTACAGAGATGGCCGCTACACAGCGTTTGATCCAGAAAAGGGATGGGACAGCATGGTCTCGACGGCCGTGGATCAAACGGGTGTCGTCTGGGCAGTTGTCGGTCGACGACTGGTACGGATCGAGAACCAGGTTCAACATAACCTTGGTCCGGAATGGGAAGTACCGGATGGTCCCGTGCGAGAAGTCATCCTTGATCGATCCGGAACAGTCTGGGTCTCGATGACGGGGCACGACGATGTCCTTTACTTGCCTAAAGGCGCAACACGATTTTTACCTGTTGGCGAATTCGTTGGCTCTGGCTTGCTTGCAGCCGGGCCAGACGGCACGATTTTCGCGTCCGGTCCACGTGGATTGCGCGCAATCGTACGGGACCGCACGGGTCGCCCCACACGCGTGGTTTACATTTCCCGTCAGGCCTTCGGTCGTGTCCTCATAGATCGTGACGGAGGCCTGCTGGCAAGCACCACGAGGGGCTTGGCGCGCATCGGCGACGCACTTCGCCTGCTTGAGCCGGATGGTGAACGCGAACTCATGTCCAACTCGCTGATGGCGACTGTCGGGGAGTCGCCAACCATGGGAGTCGCGTACACCATGCTGGAGGACCATGACGGTAATATCTGGATCGGCTCGTCTGCTGGACTTGACCGCTTCAGGGATAGCAAGTTCACGCCGGTGCGTGGGCCGGACACATCGTTCACTTACAGCGTTGCGGCGGGTCCGGGTAATTCGATACTTGCCGCCAACTGGAACTCTGGCCTGTTGAAGATTGAGGGACATTCCCGTGTGACGACGGTTGAAAACGTCGGTCCGCAAATCAGCGCGCTCTACACCGACCCATCTGGCTCTGTTTGGGCGGCTTCACCATCGAAGCTGTGGCATTCCGATGCGTACGGCGACTTTAAAACCGTTCCGGTCCCGCCACGCCTGCTACAACCCTGGGTTTCGAACATGGCCATGGACACCGCAGGTGACATTTGGTTGTCGTCCAATACGCTGGTACGGCGATCGGGCACAGGTGAATGGAGCAGTCTGCCGCGCGACAATGGTTTTGGGGACCGATCGGCTCCCCGTGCCATGTTGGCCGACCCTGCTGGCGGCACCTGGTTGAGCCGGGGCAGCGACATCATTCGGATCGAGGATGGGGTGCCTCGCGACATGGTTGCCCTGTCCAAGCGGGTTCAGGTGGGAGCCATACAGTCCTTTGCACAACGCAACGGGCACCTGTGGATCGCCGGCCTCAACGGCGTCGCACTCATGCTCGGAAACGAGGTCCTCAACCTCAAGGTAGCGACGGGGCCGCCATTCAGCCAAATCAGCGCCGTGCTGGAGACAAGAGAGGGGGATCTGTGGGTGCGCGGCGCCGATGACGCCTGGCTAGTGAACCGGGAGGAGTTGAGGCGCGTGTTGGTCGACAAACACCTCGCGCTCGAGGTCGAACACTTCGATGCACTTGATGGTCTTGCCAGCGCTGGATTGCGAACGAAATCGATGCTTGCACAAGCTGGCGATGGCACGATCTGGTTTGGCACGCGGCAAGGACTGGCTTGGATCGACCCCAAGCAGCTTGCTCGTCCAACGGTGGCGCCCCGCTTGCGCGTCAAATACGTGACGGTAGATGGAACGATGCGGTCGGCCAAGGAGCCGATCGTATTGCCACCGCTGAGTCATCGGTTGGAAATTGCTTACACCGCCTTGGAGTTGGGCTACCCGGAACGCATCGAGTTCAAGTTCAAGCTTGAAGGATTCGATCGCGAGTGGCAATCTGCGGCCGGCCGACGGATTGCCTACTACAACGACCTACCACCGGGAAATTACCATTTCCGCTTTATGTCGACCGACCGGACGGGCCGTTGGCATGAGGACCCCGCAGACCATGCTAGCGTGGAAATTCGAGCGATGCCGGCCTGGTTCGAAACATTTTGGTCCAAGGTGGCGGCGGTCATACTGATGGTACTCATCATTGGATCGCTCTTTCGCTTACGCATGCGTCACGTTACGAGCCAACTCCAGAAAAAGTTAAGTTCCCAGGTCGCTGAACAAGAACGAATCGCGCGCGCGCGCCAGGACGAGCGCGATCGCATCGCACGCGATCTCCACGATACGCTGATCCAGAGCACCCAGGGACTCATCTACATCTTCCAGGGTTTGGCTGACCGCGTCGTAACGGACGAAGGTACGCGCATCAAACTGGACAACGCCCTGGTGCGCGCCAACGAGGTGGCCATTGAAGGCCGCGACATGATCGAAGACTTGCGCTTGCCCGTGAACTTTGCCCCGGATCTTGCTCGCGCTTTTGAAGAAATCGCCAGCGAAGTCGGCGAAGGACGGGGAACGCAGTTCGACGCTGCGGTAAAAGGCACCGTGCAAAAGATCGAGGCGAGCGTCTATGAGGCTGTTTGCCGCATCGGCCGAGAAGCCCTGATCAATGCCTTTCGGCATTCCCGCGCTACTTTGATTCGTGTGCAAATCGAGTATGGCAAGGACAATCTGTCGCTGTCGGTCAAGGATGATGGGATTGGCCTGCCAGTGGAGATGCGATACGCATCTCGTATACCCGGCCACTGGGGTATACAGGGCATGCGCGAACGAGCAGATCGGATCGGTGCAAGCTTTCAATTGCTTGCCGATACCGAAGGTGGGACAGAAATGCGGCTGACCATTCCCGCATCAGAAGCGTACACAGCACTAGCCAAAGCGTCATTCCGAGCCTGAGCGCGTGATCGCTGGCGCGGCGAGCATCAGCAGTAGACCTGACTCGTTTGAGTCATCTGCAAGGGTACTTCGGCACGATGCCATTTTGGGGCGGGAGCCTGACACTGAACGTCTCCAGTCAAAAACTTTTAGGAACATGATGAAGTGCTCTCTGCGCATTCCTGTACCGAATCTGCTTGCGGCATTCGCGCTAGCAGTCGTTGTTTTCGTTTCACCAAAAGTTGATGCGGCGGCGCCATTCCAACATCTCCAAGCTCCTGGATTTTTTAGGATGATGCTGGGTGATTTTGAGATCACCACGCTGTATGACGGTGACGTCAATCTAGACATGCATTTGATGCAAGCGAATGAGCAACTGTTGGCACCTTTGCTCAAAGCCGATTTTTCAGACACCAAATTTTATAAAGGCTATGTCTGCGGATTTCTTATCAATACCGGAAGCCGCCTAATTCTCGTGGACGCAGGCTCCGGTGGGCACTGGGGACCGCCAACTTTGGGAAAATTGTTGGCCAATCTAAAAGCTTCGGGATATCAACCCGAGCAGGTCGATACCGTACTCATCACCCACCTGCATCCTGATCATGTACCTGGAATAGAACTGCCAGATGGCAATCGCGCCTTCCCCAACGCAAAAATTCGAATGGCCAGGGCGGAAAGCGATTTTTGGTTGTCCAAGTCTACCCAGACAAAAGCGCCTCCAGAAGCACAAGAGTTTTTTGACATCGCACAAAAGGCAGCCGCACCTTACATCAAAGCCGGACAATGGTTGCCTTTCGATGGAGACACCGAACTGTTGCCAGGGATCATGCCGATTCCCATTGCAGGTCATACCCCAGGACATACGGGGTACGAGGTCAGTTCAAAAGGCCAAGTCTTGTTGATTTGGGGTGACGTGGTCCACGCCGAGCCAGTACAAATTCCGCACCCGGAAATTACAATTGCTTTTGACGCCGATTCGGAATCGGCTCGAATAAGCCGCCAAGACTTATTCCAATCGTTAAGCAGCAGCGGTAAGCTAATTGCTGGGCCGCACATGCCCTTTCCTGCCATTGGCCATATTCGCAAGGATGCAGATGGCTATGTCTGGGTTCCAATTCCTTATATTGGAAGTCTTCCCGATTGATTGTTAAGACCCGTGCCTCATTTGGTTGCAGCCTTCGCAGCAGACCTGAAGGCACTGGCCAGATCGCTCTAACCAGCGGGGTCAGGTAAGCTGCCTGGCTTTTGTACCAACGCAGTTCATAATGCGTGACCAGACACCGCGGCCTTGCGTCTAGCCAGTCCATCCCTCTGTCTAGACCAACTATGTCCGCATGTCTCAACCTGACCGCTCGGGTCGTCTTTCCGTTCGACATCAAGTTCGTCGCCCTGTGCACGGCCTTGTGCGTTTCCCAGGCCGCATCCGCTCAGACTCTGGCCGTGCCGGCCACCCAAGCGATAAAGAGCCTGTCCGTCGTCACCGTGAACGCCAGCGCCGATGCCTCGGCTGGGGGCCTGTCGCCGGCCTATGTCGGTGGGCAGGTCGCACGCGGCGGACGCGCCGGGATTCTGGGCACGCAGGACAACATGGACACGCCGTTCTCGATCACCAGCTACACCAACGAGTTGATCCAGGACCGCCAGGCCAGAA of the Rhodoferax koreense genome contains:
- a CDS encoding alpha/beta fold hydrolase, with the translated sequence MTSKHRLARFFNLSALAVAAFTGVLMISTPKDAIAAGSTTSGVRNVVLVHGAWADGSSWAKVIPLLEASGLHVVAVQNPLTSFADDTAATKRAIALQDGPVILVGHSYGGAVITEAGVDPKVAGLVYVAAFGPDAGEEVAELGKSAPVPPGLAELRPDAGGFFLLTSKGMLEDFAQDLPLAERKLMFATQGPTNGAALGGKVSVPAWKTKPSWYVVASNDRMIQPDTERQFAKRMNARTITLASSHVPMLSHPAEVAKLIVEAAQTAGAK
- a CDS encoding SDR family oxidoreductase yields the protein MQISNNTIFITGGGSGIGRGLAEALHKAGNQVIISGRRKAWLDATTAANPGMASVEMDVSDPVSISTVSAQLIRDFPKLNVVINNAGIMLIDDASTAIDETLLLSTVTTNLLGPIRVTAAFIEHLKQQPDATIYNVSSVLAFVPLAITAVYSSTKSAMHSYSQSLRWRLQGTSVKVREIAPPWVQTDLLGSNNEPRAMPLAPFIAELMTLIATDENELVVEIAKPIRAAVGPDNGTFALQFNDAYVV
- a CDS encoding MFS transporter, translated to MTANFVPSGSIPKPLYWLSFGAFAIGTEGFMIAPLLSGIASDLGVTIAAAGQLVTAFALAYALSSPVLAVVTGNVNRRRLLIACLAAFAAANLVAVLSQGYWQLMGARLLLAFTAGLYVPSANAVATALVAPTRRGTALSIVTGGTSLAIALGVPLGAIVGHMSGWRTTFGAVAILASIATLGLASGLPRGFGDDIAVASLDARLAVARNPRVLLALLVTTLWATGAYTFYTYVGSYMAAAVGLDGAQLSVMLFAWGLSAACGVFVGGRLTDKIGAARVIGPALVLLATAFVGLWLVARWITPSAALVPVAALVVLWGMSAWSFFPAQQARLIGIAGAPVAPVALSLNASFMFLGFSLGAMLGAVTLSRGTSADLGWVAALCELAALLLSWAISLCPAPGPVNARVA
- a CDS encoding nuclear transport factor 2 family protein, with the protein product MRSTTHEQNKAAVLEAFDLLFNKRDYTAAERFWSDSYIQHSAHIPAGRAGLFDLVRLLPQTLVYENNLIMAEGDFVIAHGRFSGHGRPAAWIAADIIRLENGKLAEHWDVLQDEATQAGSASGLPMFGDRFPS
- a CDS encoding sensor histidine kinase, producing the protein MHNQLQIDRLVCSGLLVIDRGENLKWLSAFQKMLALAIRCRRSAPALLLALACASAFALDPERQLSQIHHQKFSLRPNAASEVAALTQTADGYLWVGTTSGLYRFDGVTFELVSSLGGHSIARLPVFQLTSDPDGGIWIAYGGGAGVGYYRDGRYTAFDPEKGWDSMVSTAVDQTGVVWAVVGRRLVRIENQVQHNLGPEWEVPDGPVREVILDRSGTVWVSMTGHDDVLYLPKGATRFLPVGEFVGSGLLAAGPDGTIFASGPRGLRAIVRDRTGRPTRVVYISRQAFGRVLIDRDGGLLASTTRGLARIGDALRLLEPDGERELMSNSLMATVGESPTMGVAYTMLEDHDGNIWIGSSAGLDRFRDSKFTPVRGPDTSFTYSVAAGPGNSILAANWNSGLLKIEGHSRVTTVENVGPQISALYTDPSGSVWAASPSKLWHSDAYGDFKTVPVPPRLLQPWVSNMAMDTAGDIWLSSNTLVRRSGTGEWSSLPRDNGFGDRSAPRAMLADPAGGTWLSRGSDIIRIEDGVPRDMVALSKRVQVGAIQSFAQRNGHLWIAGLNGVALMLGNEVLNLKVATGPPFSQISAVLETREGDLWVRGADDAWLVNREELRRVLVDKHLALEVEHFDALDGLASAGLRTKSMLAQAGDGTIWFGTRQGLAWIDPKQLARPTVAPRLRVKYVTVDGTMRSAKEPIVLPPLSHRLEIAYTALELGYPERIEFKFKLEGFDREWQSAAGRRIAYYNDLPPGNYHFRFMSTDRTGRWHEDPADHASVEIRAMPAWFETFWSKVAAVILMVLIIGSLFRLRMRHVTSQLQKKLSSQVAEQERIARARQDERDRIARDLHDTLIQSTQGLIYIFQGLADRVVTDEGTRIKLDNALVRANEVAIEGRDMIEDLRLPVNFAPDLARAFEEIASEVGEGRGTQFDAAVKGTVQKIEASVYEAVCRIGREALINAFRHSRATLIRVQIEYGKDNLSLSVKDDGIGLPVEMRYASRIPGHWGIQGMRERADRIGASFQLLADTEGGTEMRLTIPASEAYTALAKASFRA
- a CDS encoding MBL fold metallo-hydrolase, which encodes MKCSLRIPVPNLLAAFALAVVVFVSPKVDAAAPFQHLQAPGFFRMMLGDFEITTLYDGDVNLDMHLMQANEQLLAPLLKADFSDTKFYKGYVCGFLINTGSRLILVDAGSGGHWGPPTLGKLLANLKASGYQPEQVDTVLITHLHPDHVPGIELPDGNRAFPNAKIRMARAESDFWLSKSTQTKAPPEAQEFFDIAQKAAAPYIKAGQWLPFDGDTELLPGIMPIPIAGHTPGHTGYEVSSKGQVLLIWGDVVHAEPVQIPHPEITIAFDADSESARISRQDLFQSLSSSGKLIAGPHMPFPAIGHIRKDADGYVWVPIPYIGSLPD